In Gopherus flavomarginatus isolate rGopFla2 chromosome 1, rGopFla2.mat.asm, whole genome shotgun sequence, a single genomic region encodes these proteins:
- the LOC127044281 gene encoding olfactory receptor 52N4-like: MAGINLTPSDPSTFILLGISGLESAHEWISIPFGILYIIGLSGNVTLLFVVGKEQTLHKPMYLLFCMLSLTDIATSTLVVPKALCIFWFNLKGITVGGCLTQMFFLHTISITQSAVLVIMAFDRYVAICSPLRYTTILTNGRIAKLGLVGFLRAVLFILPLPLLLSRQPFCANHIIPNTYCEHITVVKMSCGDITVNKMYGLVIAFVVIGLDLALIVLSYGLIIRAVLRIPSTKAHQKALNTCTAHMFVMLMYYTPGLFSILTNRFGKGIAPYSHIILSNLYLLVPPMLNPIIYGVKNKELRDKVGKYTCRS, from the coding sequence ATGGCAGGTATCAACCTCACCCCCTCTGACCCTTCCACTTTCATCCTATTGGGTATCTCTGGCCTGGAATCTGCCCATGAATGGATTTCCATCCCTTTCGGTATATTGTACATTATTGGCCTGTCGGGAAATGTCACACTTCTGTTTGTTGTAGGCAAAGAGCAGACCCTGCACAAGCCAATGTACCTGCTGTTCTGCATGCTTTCACTCACAGACATTGCCACATCTACCTTGGTTGTGCCAAAGGCACTGtgtatattttggttcaatttgaaaggcattactgtgggtggctgcctcacccagatgttcttccttcACACGATTTCTATTACGCAGTCAGCCGTCCTTGTAATAATGGCCTTTGATCGCTATGTTGCCATATGTAGCCCTCTGAGATATACCACCATCCTCACCAATGGACGAATAGCTAAGCTAGGGCTAGTGGGTTTTTTAagagctgttctcttcattcttcccctgcccctgctcctcagcaggcagccattctgtgccaaccACATTATCCCCAACACGTACTGTGAGCACATAACTGTGGTGAAGATGTCATGTGGGGACATCACAGTTAACAAGATGTACGGCTTGGTTATAGCATTTGTGGTCATCGGGTTAGATCTGGCACTCATAGTCCTGTCCTATGGCCTGATTATCAGGGCTGTCCTCCGAATCCCCTCCACGAAAGCCCACCAAAAAGCCCTCAACACTTGCACAGCCCACATGTTTGTGATGCTTATGTATTATACTCCCGGCCTCTTCTCCATCCTGACAAACCGATTCGGTAAGGGCATTGCTCCCTACAGTCACATCATCTTGAGCAACCTCTATCTTCTTGTTCCTCCCATGCTCAACCCTATCATTTATGGGGTCAAAAACAAAGAGCTTCGTGACAAAGTGGGCAAATACACCTGCAGAAGTTAA